From a region of the Stegostoma tigrinum isolate sSteTig4 chromosome 25, sSteTig4.hap1, whole genome shotgun sequence genome:
- the LOC125463188 gene encoding ras-like protein isoform X2 — protein sequence MTEYKLVVVGAGGVGKSALTIQLIQNHFVDEYDPTIEDSYRKQVVIDGETCLLDILDTAGQEEYSAMRDQYMRTGEGFLCVFAINNTKSFEDIHHYREQIKRVKDSDDVPMVLVGNKCDLPSRTVDTKPAQDLARSYGIPFIETSAKTRQRVEDAFYTLVREIRQYRLRKINTEEKTARCVPFKCVVM from the exons ATGACCGAATACAAACTAGTGGTGGTCGGAGCTGGTGGCGTAGGCAAAAGCGCTCTGACAATCCAGCTTATTCAGAACCACTTTGTAGATGAGTATGATCCCACGATAGAA GATTCTTACAGAAAACAAGTAGTAATTGACGGAGAAACGTGTCTTTTAGATATTCtcgacacagcaggtcaagaggAGTACAGTGCAATGAGAGATCAGTACATGAGGACGGGCGAGGGCTTCCTATGTGTCTTTGCCATAAATAACACTAAATCATTTGAAGATATTCATCATTATAG AGAACAGATAAAACGGGTAAAAGACTCTGATGATGTCCCCATGGTCCTAGTGGGAAATAAATGTGATTTGCCCTCGAGGACAGTAGACACAAAACCAGCTCAGGATCTAGCGCGCAGTTATGGAATTCCTTTCATTGAGACGTCAGCAAAAACGAGACAG AGAGTGGAGGATGCATTTTATACACTGGTACGTGAGATTCGCCAGTATAGGTTGAGAAAAATCAACACTGAAGAGAAGACTGCACGCTGTGTGCCCTTTAAATGTGTTGTGATGTAA
- the LOC125463188 gene encoding GTPase KRas isoform X1: MTEYKLVVVGAGGVGKSALTIQLIQNHFVDEYDPTIEDSYRKQVVIDGETCLLDILDTAGQEEYSAMRDQYMRTGEGFLCVFAINNTKSFEDIHHYREQIKRVKDSDDVPMVLVGNKCDLPSRTVDTKPAQDLARSYGIPFIETSAKTRQGVDDAFYTLVREIRKHKEKMSKGEKKKKNKTKKKCLIM; this comes from the exons ATGACCGAATACAAACTAGTGGTGGTCGGAGCTGGTGGCGTAGGCAAAAGCGCTCTGACAATCCAGCTTATTCAGAACCACTTTGTAGATGAGTATGATCCCACGATAGAA GATTCTTACAGAAAACAAGTAGTAATTGACGGAGAAACGTGTCTTTTAGATATTCtcgacacagcaggtcaagaggAGTACAGTGCAATGAGAGATCAGTACATGAGGACGGGCGAGGGCTTCCTATGTGTCTTTGCCATAAATAACACTAAATCATTTGAAGATATTCATCATTATAG AGAACAGATAAAACGGGTAAAAGACTCTGATGATGTCCCCATGGTCCTAGTGGGAAATAAATGTGATTTGCCCTCGAGGACAGTAGACACAAAACCAGCTCAGGATCTAGCGCGCAGTTATGGAATTCCTTTCATTGAGACGTCAGCAAAAACGAGACAG ggtGTTGACGATGCTTTCTACACACTAGTCCGTGAAATTCGaaaacacaaagagaaaatgagtaaaggggaaaaaaagaagaaaaacaaaaccaagaaGAAGTGTTTAATTATGTGA
- the LOC125463188 gene encoding ras-like protein isoform X3, with the protein MTEYKLVVVGAGGVGKSALTIQLIQNHFVDEYDPTIEDSYRKQVVIDGETCLLDILDTAGQEEYSAMRDQYMRTGEGFLCVFAINNTKSFEDIHHYREQIKRVKDSDDVPMVLVGNKCDLPSRTVDTKPAQDLARSYGIPFIETSAKTRQRVEDAFYTLVREIRQYRLRKINTEEKTARCVPFKCVVMGVDDAFYTLVREIRKHKEKMSKGEKKKKNKTKKKCLIM; encoded by the exons ATGACCGAATACAAACTAGTGGTGGTCGGAGCTGGTGGCGTAGGCAAAAGCGCTCTGACAATCCAGCTTATTCAGAACCACTTTGTAGATGAGTATGATCCCACGATAGAA GATTCTTACAGAAAACAAGTAGTAATTGACGGAGAAACGTGTCTTTTAGATATTCtcgacacagcaggtcaagaggAGTACAGTGCAATGAGAGATCAGTACATGAGGACGGGCGAGGGCTTCCTATGTGTCTTTGCCATAAATAACACTAAATCATTTGAAGATATTCATCATTATAG AGAACAGATAAAACGGGTAAAAGACTCTGATGATGTCCCCATGGTCCTAGTGGGAAATAAATGTGATTTGCCCTCGAGGACAGTAGACACAAAACCAGCTCAGGATCTAGCGCGCAGTTATGGAATTCCTTTCATTGAGACGTCAGCAAAAACGAGACAG AGAGTGGAGGATGCATTTTATACACTGGTACGTGAGATTCGCCAGTATAGGTTGAGAAAAATCAACACTGAAGAGAAGACTGCACGCTGTGTGCCCTTTAAATGTGTTGTGAT G ggtGTTGACGATGCTTTCTACACACTAGTCCGTGAAATTCGaaaacacaaagagaaaatgagtaaaggggaaaaaaagaagaaaaacaaaaccaagaaGAAGTGTTTAATTATGTGA